The proteins below are encoded in one region of Amycolatopsis magusensis:
- a CDS encoding serine/threonine-protein kinase: MTSTADWAGSGLAHGVVLGQRFQVDGPAGKGGMGTAFFATDLESRKRVVVKVPQLPVTAERDPEAWRRITRRFAREGRHLGKVEHPNIPAVVGVGEHGSVPYLVMTCICGIELTEYRVRTVPRPAEFAAIGTAVAGALAACHENGIVHRDLKPDNLLVGENGVVYVIDFGIALSFDKETSRHTRNFVGTDAYAAPERFLGGEQFAPSDLYSLGCVFYHLLTGRAPFVEDGEKTLEKQHLDDLPVPPSQFAAGALPDLEELTLALLAKDTDDRPGVDDVQAVLRPHLPELGAPEPNPVSRPDVTIPYRTPEAVRAPEAPARARTESVRPFRARRRRDFLTEADIAETLQQATTAHEGGDHAAAMQMLTDLRCRAIETFGKGNPKVEPIERALSILVQP; this comes from the coding sequence ATGACGAGTACGGCGGACTGGGCCGGGTCCGGATTGGCGCACGGTGTGGTCCTCGGCCAGCGGTTCCAGGTCGACGGCCCGGCGGGCAAGGGGGGAATGGGCACGGCGTTCTTCGCGACCGACCTTGAGTCCCGCAAGCGGGTGGTCGTCAAGGTCCCGCAGTTGCCGGTCACGGCCGAACGGGATCCCGAGGCGTGGCGGCGGATCACGCGCAGGTTCGCGCGCGAGGGTCGGCACCTAGGTAAGGTCGAGCACCCGAACATCCCGGCGGTGGTCGGCGTGGGCGAACACGGTTCGGTTCCGTACCTGGTCATGACCTGCATCTGCGGAATCGAACTGACCGAGTACCGCGTGCGTACCGTGCCCAGGCCCGCGGAGTTCGCCGCGATCGGCACGGCGGTGGCGGGCGCGTTGGCCGCCTGCCACGAGAACGGCATCGTGCATCGCGACCTGAAGCCCGACAACCTCCTGGTCGGCGAGAACGGCGTCGTCTACGTGATCGACTTCGGGATCGCGCTGTCGTTCGACAAGGAAACGTCGAGGCACACGAGGAATTTCGTCGGGACCGACGCCTATGCGGCACCGGAACGGTTTCTGGGCGGCGAGCAGTTCGCGCCGTCGGACCTGTACAGCCTCGGCTGCGTGTTCTACCACCTGTTGACCGGCCGGGCCCCGTTCGTCGAGGACGGCGAGAAGACGCTGGAGAAGCAGCATCTGGACGACCTGCCGGTACCGCCGTCGCAGTTCGCCGCCGGAGCTCTTCCAGATCTGGAAGAGCTCACTTTGGCGTTGTTGGCAAAGGATACCGACGACCGGCCGGGAGTTGACGACGTCCAGGCGGTGCTGCGGCCGCACCTGCCGGAGCTCGGCGCACCCGAGCCCAACCCGGTGTCCCGGCCCGACGTGACGATCCCCTACCGCACCCCGGAGGCGGTCCGCGCGCCCGAGGCACCGGCCAGGGCTCGCACGGAGTCCGTCCGCCCGTTCCGCGCCCGGCGGCGACGCGACTTTCTCACCGAAGCCGACATCGCGGAGACCCTCCAGCAGGCCACCACCGCACACGAGGGCGGCGACCACGCGGCCGCCATGCAAATGCTGACCGACCTGCGCTGCCGGGCGATCGAGACGTTCGGGAAGGGCAATCCCAAGGTGGAGCCGATCGAGCGGGCATTGAGCATACTGGTGCAGCCGTGA
- a CDS encoding PD-(D/E)XK nuclease family protein, protein MTEFTLGPLMAALDLAEFANRADADVVKSLVRTRGTFGADRPPAHAGLIRWSIDAFRNYRTAWLTHRAAAPELVPVRSPWKITHRRDAVDQRGVSRYEQTCWGRRYQSVDDSVREMWLLSLAAPVERPEIVTLAAANVAAFGGEGVPEKVRVVLFGATSPVAGPVVERTAAQIRDQAQEKVAPKLVEIVDGTARHPGRDCVSCPEVPACPALAAADLLPAVPTVPGPRRTLSVTDLRYYRSCPAKYHLRRQLKVRDTGLVEGRPVLVGRAVDETLRERHTGGARRCRPGDAPGGDVAMLPEDDRRTALEMLAKHAALCPFPDVDEVQDGRHRFLVAHDSRLDVVFGGTPDLLYRRGSCWVWRETKTSRRRLRRDRSLLREVPQLALAVLILSARASEDSPGGSRIELEQLRPDGCALEEVDPADPAQVAEAQEVIGELVEPLLRDTAFAPTPGDDCAQCEVRRWCAPGVEYLTANRRSAS, encoded by the coding sequence TTGACCGAATTCACCCTCGGTCCGCTCATGGCCGCGCTGGATTTGGCCGAATTCGCGAACCGGGCCGACGCGGACGTCGTCAAATCACTCGTCCGGACCCGGGGGACATTCGGAGCCGACCGGCCGCCCGCGCACGCCGGGCTGATCCGGTGGTCGATCGACGCCTTCCGGAACTACCGCACTGCATGGCTTACCCACCGGGCCGCCGCGCCGGAACTGGTTCCAGTGCGGTCCCCATGGAAGATCACCCATCGCCGTGACGCGGTGGACCAGCGCGGGGTCAGCCGGTATGAGCAGACGTGCTGGGGGCGCCGGTACCAGTCGGTCGACGACTCCGTCCGGGAAATGTGGCTGCTGAGCCTGGCCGCTCCGGTGGAGCGGCCAGAAATCGTCACCCTGGCCGCCGCCAACGTGGCCGCATTCGGCGGAGAGGGTGTTCCGGAAAAGGTTCGCGTCGTCCTGTTCGGGGCGACGTCTCCGGTCGCCGGGCCGGTTGTGGAGCGGACAGCCGCGCAGATCCGCGATCAAGCACAGGAAAAGGTCGCACCGAAACTCGTCGAGATCGTCGATGGCACCGCGCGGCACCCCGGTCGTGACTGCGTTTCGTGCCCCGAAGTCCCTGCTTGCCCCGCCCTCGCGGCCGCCGACCTTCTGCCGGCTGTCCCGACCGTGCCCGGGCCACGGCGGACGCTGTCGGTCACCGACCTGCGCTACTACCGGAGCTGCCCGGCGAAATACCATCTGCGGCGGCAGCTGAAGGTCCGCGACACCGGGCTCGTCGAAGGCCGGCCGGTGCTCGTCGGGCGCGCGGTCGACGAGACCTTGCGGGAACGGCACACCGGCGGCGCACGCCGCTGCCGGCCAGGCGACGCGCCGGGTGGGGACGTCGCAATGCTCCCGGAGGACGATCGGCGGACCGCGCTGGAGATGCTCGCCAAGCACGCGGCGTTGTGCCCCTTCCCGGACGTCGATGAGGTACAAGACGGCCGGCACCGGTTCCTGGTCGCCCACGACTCGAGGCTGGACGTGGTCTTCGGCGGTACCCCCGACCTCCTCTACCGACGGGGTAGCTGCTGGGTGTGGCGGGAGACCAAGACGTCGCGGCGCAGGCTGCGCCGCGACCGGTCGTTGCTGCGCGAAGTACCCCAGCTGGCGCTGGCGGTCCTGATCCTGTCTGCTCGGGCGTCGGAGGACTCGCCGGGCGGATCGAGGATCGAGCTCGAACAGCTGCGCCCCGACGGGTGCGCCCTCGAAGAGGTGGACCCCGCCGACCCGGCTCAGGTGGCGGAGGCCCAGGAAGTCATCGGCGAGCTGGTGGAACCACTTTTGCGTGACACGGCGTTTGCGCCGACGCCGGGTGACGACTGCGCGCAGTGCGAGGTCCGCCGGTGGTGCGCACCAGGTGTCGAGTACCTGACCGCGAACCGGCGATCCGCGTCGTGA
- a CDS encoding restriction endonuclease-related protein: MTTENEDEQVLGAVSTALVALDELGDLATFRMPYPPAVQRTMDRLTLHCLRRDARPPSSVPGLIRWGYDRPLGLWPLVLPPDVYPEHGLLLDELSGAPTALCHEIALQAETANPFLEVSRQVKAMAALADEHDRAPEYRTLREVLADHLVLTNDGFNDVRFFASIRVLDDHLTAWYVPIGPGYEVDGEIHACAGCGGPLLPAGEDWWCEREECAIDGIVTPGARWDRDAQVLVQGDRRHRQFVAGPGRAAQRFGAELAASGVEVEHWPVSGPGDLRVTTPAGRIRSAQLVDWHSPALLGRAIAASVAGHSADSMHWVVARYRTDADPAYLRIAREHATTAMIFSEAGFTDLLHDEAGAHA, translated from the coding sequence GTGACCACCGAAAACGAAGACGAGCAGGTGCTCGGGGCGGTCTCGACGGCTTTGGTGGCACTCGACGAGCTGGGTGACCTGGCCACGTTCCGGATGCCGTACCCGCCGGCCGTGCAGCGCACCATGGATCGGCTGACCCTGCACTGCCTGCGCCGCGATGCGCGCCCCCCGTCTTCCGTGCCGGGGCTGATCCGCTGGGGCTACGACCGTCCGCTTGGCCTGTGGCCGCTCGTGCTCCCCCCGGACGTCTACCCCGAGCACGGCCTGCTCCTCGATGAACTTTCGGGCGCACCGACCGCGCTGTGCCACGAGATCGCGCTCCAGGCCGAGACGGCCAACCCGTTCCTGGAGGTGTCACGCCAGGTCAAGGCAATGGCGGCTCTCGCCGACGAACACGACCGCGCGCCGGAGTACCGCACGCTGCGGGAGGTGCTGGCGGATCATCTGGTCCTCACGAACGACGGGTTCAACGACGTGCGATTCTTCGCCTCGATCCGCGTGCTCGACGATCACCTGACCGCCTGGTATGTCCCGATCGGACCCGGCTACGAAGTTGACGGGGAAATCCATGCCTGTGCCGGCTGCGGCGGCCCACTACTGCCGGCCGGCGAGGATTGGTGGTGCGAACGGGAGGAGTGCGCCATCGACGGCATCGTGACGCCCGGTGCTCGCTGGGACCGTGACGCCCAAGTCCTCGTCCAAGGTGACCGCCGGCACCGGCAGTTCGTCGCCGGTCCGGGACGGGCAGCCCAGCGGTTCGGCGCCGAACTGGCGGCGTCCGGGGTCGAAGTCGAGCACTGGCCTGTGTCCGGACCCGGCGACCTGCGCGTGACGACGCCCGCCGGCCGGATCCGGAGCGCGCAACTCGTCGACTGGCACAGCCCAGCACTGCTCGGGCGGGCGATTGCCGCGTCCGTAGCCGGCCACAGCGCCGACTCCATGCACTGGGTCGTCGCCCGCTACCGGACCGACGCCGATCCCGCCTACCTGCGGATCGCGAGGGAACACGCGACGACAGCCATGATCTTCTCTGAAGCCGGGTTCACAGATTTGCTCCATGACGAGGCGGGCGCCCATGCGTAG
- a CDS encoding pPIWI_RE module domain-containing protein, giving the protein MAPRYTTIRRAAYEPAADGDGLTADFHTLEFPEPLATQVLDLANLGRAGRARLPAPPTRRLDSLLQALDLRLGVLPRPVAAGESPRTWLYCPADAGEPLRVPILLRLLEFWVEEIGADHPREASQVCEALRAEPPVWKKQQISLTRCDVSNGGTAHPTALQYLLTTQHFAHRLQAHEPYDAGGQVLHFRSVVRQSRQQGAELMSQPLFHDDKHGRWWFSVTVAVTLHTVPFRARPRVHLHFGVRRWATHPDPETGLVRLGYRRDSAVYLRPVMSWLPGVPVSDRFSVAYVTHPNEKLGWRHGDPVKLMAKLASGRRPFPDPAGLLGEPERWFTGDRSVDALIAYSTPMGMHGVGAGFMSHERSRLVDWAEQALLPDLARVPDLTRSSLPANKPANVRRGGSSDRTAAAKAELHRARRMSLAALYADWSGTPEFTARLLWRTERTRDHAITALAGVLGLEGDGGASEVSTEAHDRSGRGEPVVLRWQTPELVVTASCLRLDNGLTDSLGVSREPVRDLADRAARALAKRRADMGEFLAKNGADAAVPTVALVEIHGRTVFRGRNDPKFALRLGAADSGVVTQFITTPGTKRAEKALPAAAESSWLDALRQLGATVVPRTDVPAGLPDGIQYLAVWMATKARGATDRSAKGKFPVAVLVRAGAGAPGEILAWDAEALEGMGAWIAYPRYLTRLPALAAVSEHDLAGVGDHDEPWFDWSRTRDEQRSATEEFLHRVLASAEVRGVPTVLLVDAQNIRNLWTWVQDGEVRRDLIRTGVAPAGRPNPWLRLVRIRTGERRETPQWWGLAADDGVNGLPANLWTSAGPEHERIFYSTTPKASTAQTSAVEAHKLQTRPIRRGERAGEPTIDVDRPAWNPGLVEIAVLGCHPDTGDDPAALAMAVHQLRQAPDYRDALSRPLPLHLARKAQEYILPMRDANEDDGEPEAAGS; this is encoded by the coding sequence TTGGCTCCGCGCTACACCACGATCCGCCGGGCCGCCTACGAACCCGCCGCGGACGGCGACGGGCTCACAGCGGACTTCCACACGCTGGAGTTTCCCGAGCCCCTCGCCACACAAGTGCTCGATCTGGCCAACCTCGGCAGGGCGGGCAGGGCCCGATTGCCGGCACCGCCGACCCGTCGGCTGGATTCCCTGCTCCAAGCTCTGGACCTACGGCTCGGTGTGCTACCGCGTCCGGTCGCAGCGGGCGAGAGTCCCCGGACCTGGCTGTACTGCCCGGCCGACGCGGGCGAGCCGCTGCGGGTCCCGATCCTGCTCCGGCTGCTGGAATTCTGGGTCGAAGAAATCGGCGCGGACCATCCGAGGGAGGCGAGCCAGGTCTGCGAAGCGTTGCGCGCCGAGCCTCCGGTGTGGAAGAAACAGCAGATTTCGCTGACGCGGTGCGACGTCAGTAACGGCGGAACCGCGCACCCGACCGCGCTCCAGTACTTGCTCACCACGCAGCACTTCGCCCACCGGCTCCAGGCACACGAGCCGTACGACGCCGGTGGGCAGGTGCTTCACTTCCGGTCCGTCGTCCGGCAATCTCGTCAGCAGGGCGCGGAGCTGATGTCCCAACCGCTGTTCCACGACGACAAGCACGGGCGGTGGTGGTTCTCGGTCACCGTCGCCGTCACCCTCCACACGGTGCCGTTCCGCGCCCGACCGCGAGTGCACCTGCACTTCGGGGTGCGCCGGTGGGCGACGCACCCCGACCCGGAGACCGGGCTAGTGCGCCTGGGGTACCGCCGGGACAGCGCCGTCTACCTGCGTCCGGTGATGTCTTGGCTGCCCGGCGTTCCCGTCAGCGACCGCTTCAGCGTCGCGTACGTGACTCACCCCAACGAGAAGCTCGGGTGGCGGCACGGTGACCCCGTGAAGCTGATGGCGAAGCTCGCGAGCGGCCGGCGGCCGTTTCCGGATCCCGCCGGTCTTCTCGGCGAGCCCGAACGATGGTTCACCGGGGACCGTAGCGTCGACGCGCTGATTGCGTACAGCACACCGATGGGCATGCACGGCGTCGGCGCCGGCTTCATGTCTCACGAGCGCTCTCGCCTGGTCGATTGGGCCGAGCAGGCCCTCCTACCGGACCTGGCCAGGGTCCCCGATCTCACCCGGTCGAGCCTGCCCGCGAACAAGCCGGCCAATGTGCGCCGGGGCGGCTCCAGTGATCGAACAGCGGCGGCCAAGGCGGAGCTGCACCGTGCCCGGCGGATGTCGTTGGCGGCACTGTACGCGGATTGGTCCGGCACGCCAGAGTTCACGGCCCGACTGCTCTGGCGCACCGAAAGGACGCGCGACCATGCGATCACTGCGCTTGCCGGTGTGCTCGGTCTCGAAGGAGACGGCGGGGCGAGCGAGGTGAGCACCGAGGCCCACGATCGCAGCGGCCGGGGGGAGCCCGTCGTGCTGCGGTGGCAGACGCCGGAGCTGGTGGTGACGGCGAGCTGTCTTCGGCTGGACAACGGCCTGACGGACAGCCTGGGCGTTTCCCGGGAGCCGGTGCGGGACCTGGCCGACCGTGCCGCCCGGGCGCTGGCCAAGCGCCGGGCGGACATGGGCGAGTTCCTCGCCAAGAACGGTGCGGACGCCGCGGTTCCCACGGTCGCGCTGGTCGAGATCCACGGCCGCACCGTGTTCCGCGGCCGCAACGATCCCAAGTTCGCGTTGCGTCTCGGCGCGGCGGACAGCGGGGTCGTCACCCAGTTCATCACCACCCCCGGCACAAAGCGCGCGGAGAAAGCCCTCCCCGCTGCGGCCGAGTCGTCGTGGCTGGACGCGCTGCGGCAGCTGGGAGCGACGGTGGTGCCGCGCACCGATGTCCCAGCCGGTCTGCCCGACGGCATCCAGTACCTCGCCGTGTGGATGGCGACGAAGGCGCGCGGCGCGACCGATCGATCGGCCAAGGGCAAGTTCCCGGTCGCGGTGCTGGTGCGCGCCGGCGCGGGTGCGCCCGGTGAGATCCTGGCCTGGGACGCCGAAGCCCTCGAAGGCATGGGAGCGTGGATCGCCTACCCCCGCTACCTGACCCGGTTGCCCGCCCTCGCCGCGGTCTCCGAGCACGACCTGGCCGGCGTCGGCGACCACGACGAGCCGTGGTTCGACTGGTCGCGCACCCGGGACGAGCAACGGTCCGCCACCGAGGAGTTCCTGCACCGGGTGCTCGCCTCGGCCGAGGTCCGGGGTGTCCCGACGGTGCTCCTTGTCGACGCGCAGAACATCCGGAACCTCTGGACGTGGGTGCAGGACGGTGAGGTCCGGCGGGATCTCATCCGCACCGGCGTCGCGCCGGCCGGGCGGCCGAATCCGTGGCTGCGGCTGGTCCGGATCCGCACCGGGGAACGGCGAGAGACCCCGCAGTGGTGGGGCCTCGCCGCCGACGACGGAGTGAACGGCCTGCCGGCCAACCTGTGGACGAGCGCCGGCCCGGAGCACGAGAGGATCTTCTACAGCACCACGCCGAAGGCCTCCACCGCGCAAACTTCCGCCGTGGAGGCGCACAAGTTGCAGACCCGGCCGATCCGCCGGGGCGAGCGGGCCGGCGAGCCGACGATCGACGTCGACCGCCCCGCGTGGAACCCCGGCCTCGTCGAAATCGCGGTGCTCGGCTGCCATCCCGATACCGGGGACGACCCGGCTGCCCTGGCCATGGCCGTTCACCAGCTGAGGCAGGCACCCGACTACCGTGACGCGCTCAGCCGGCCGCTGCCACTGCACCTCGCACGGAAGGCGCAGGAGTACATCCTGCCGATGCGGGACGCGAACGAGGATGACGGCGAGCCCGAAGCTGCCGGGAGTTGA
- a CDS encoding bacterial transcriptional activator domain-containing protein yields MDEASVDLRVFGAVRLLVNGEAVRLEPRQVTVLAIAAVAEGKVAFDELTDRFGVKDPATLRSYGAKLRARSGVELVKKNKRTVLQLAIAQDSVDLWRFRAWLAACAGLPADRKLPLLREALECWQGPPLAGLDPRWVRDELAQLRAEGRRAFLELIKLAAEQEGPEAAAGHAQRAGELLPDDDEIRAVLWRLWAECGRASAIADDLRRREELPSDLGSPSPGHLRKEAGALVAKARRVSAAVPEQVPRSLPLVRSTVHGREAELTLLDTLTDPGGGVRVVTVHGLGGLGKTELVVEWAHRMATRFPDGVLFADLGGFSPSGPVRPEVVLTNFARQLGIPLPDQAGDAGLAAYRTAVNTRAVLVIVDNAPDVRQVADLLAAGERSRTVVTTRAAATTPAAAGARMLNLQPITGEASLAVLRETIGAERTAAEPFAAAKLVAACAGFPLAVRLVAVQAQLNPTVKLADLLSRLGTAAAVLGAKPEGEPALHNSLALSYAPLSAEAARVLQVAALHPGPEIALEMIPFLTRLPVSSVPDAVDELLRGNLLDPVAGQRFRLHDLVRAFARERAVEELSAEEVRAVRERLLGWLLAAARLSDRALRSGRELPDDLVAADDAPLPAPATEDDGRRWFETEHDTLLAVLDSPDFRSFTEYRWRLPLALCCYHTRNGPWSAAELLLASAAEIAKDELDVPVRTRYQAVCHRVLGNIQRKLRKFGAAERNLATSITLAENIGDPLETANGHQQMGVLLEDREEWAAARHHATVAGGLYEGLADDRGVAATLPTEIHCHLELAEPERALAREPFAIEVMTRASTPYNRGALHRVLLDCHLRVGNSAEAIAHGEAARACYLESGAPTNEVRALAALARAYAADGRSEDELRALRDFVARYDRLRQREPEDRQLHTAVKRRLAALGA; encoded by the coding sequence ATGGACGAAGCCAGCGTCGACCTGCGCGTTTTCGGTGCGGTGCGCTTACTGGTGAACGGCGAAGCGGTACGCCTGGAACCTCGCCAGGTCACCGTTCTGGCGATCGCTGCTGTGGCGGAGGGCAAGGTTGCCTTCGACGAGCTGACTGATCGGTTCGGGGTCAAGGACCCGGCCACGCTGCGGTCCTACGGGGCGAAGCTGCGGGCTCGCTCAGGAGTCGAGCTGGTCAAGAAGAACAAGCGCACGGTTCTGCAGCTGGCGATCGCGCAGGACTCGGTCGACCTGTGGCGGTTCCGCGCTTGGCTCGCCGCCTGTGCCGGGTTGCCTGCTGACCGGAAGCTGCCGCTGCTGCGCGAGGCACTGGAGTGTTGGCAAGGACCGCCGCTGGCCGGGTTGGACCCGCGCTGGGTCCGTGACGAGCTCGCGCAGCTGCGGGCCGAAGGACGCCGGGCCTTCCTCGAGCTGATCAAGCTCGCCGCAGAACAGGAAGGACCTGAAGCCGCGGCCGGCCACGCGCAGCGAGCCGGTGAACTGCTACCGGACGACGACGAGATCCGGGCCGTGCTGTGGCGCTTATGGGCCGAATGCGGCCGGGCGAGCGCGATCGCCGATGACCTACGCCGGCGCGAAGAGCTGCCTTCGGATCTCGGGTCGCCCTCGCCGGGGCACCTGCGCAAGGAAGCCGGAGCACTGGTAGCGAAGGCGCGGCGGGTGTCGGCAGCGGTTCCCGAGCAGGTGCCACGCTCGTTGCCGCTCGTGCGGTCGACGGTGCACGGTCGCGAAGCCGAGCTGACGCTCCTCGACACCCTGACCGACCCCGGTGGCGGGGTGCGGGTCGTGACAGTCCACGGTCTTGGTGGATTGGGCAAGACCGAGCTGGTCGTCGAATGGGCCCATCGCATGGCGACGCGATTTCCCGACGGCGTCCTCTTCGCCGACTTGGGCGGTTTCTCGCCTTCTGGCCCGGTCCGACCCGAAGTCGTCCTGACCAACTTCGCGAGGCAGCTGGGGATTCCGCTCCCCGACCAGGCCGGTGATGCCGGGCTGGCCGCCTATCGGACCGCCGTGAACACCCGCGCCGTTCTGGTCATCGTCGACAACGCTCCCGACGTCCGGCAGGTGGCGGACCTCTTGGCTGCCGGAGAACGCAGCCGCACGGTCGTCACGACGCGTGCCGCCGCAACCACGCCGGCCGCAGCGGGTGCGCGAATGCTGAACCTACAGCCGATCACCGGCGAAGCCAGCCTGGCCGTCCTGCGCGAAACCATCGGTGCGGAGCGGACCGCGGCGGAGCCGTTCGCGGCGGCGAAGCTCGTAGCAGCGTGCGCGGGATTTCCTCTGGCGGTGAGGCTGGTCGCCGTGCAGGCGCAGCTCAACCCGACGGTCAAACTCGCGGACCTGCTGTCCCGGCTGGGCACGGCCGCCGCGGTGCTGGGCGCGAAACCCGAAGGAGAGCCAGCGTTGCACAACTCACTCGCCTTGTCTTATGCGCCACTGTCCGCCGAAGCGGCCCGGGTGCTGCAGGTCGCCGCGCTCCATCCGGGACCTGAGATCGCCCTGGAAATGATTCCGTTCTTGACGCGCCTGCCGGTGTCCTCGGTGCCGGACGCTGTGGACGAGCTCCTGCGAGGAAATCTGCTCGATCCGGTCGCCGGCCAGCGGTTCCGCCTCCACGACCTGGTCCGAGCCTTCGCCCGGGAACGAGCGGTTGAAGAGCTGTCGGCGGAAGAAGTGCGCGCGGTCCGGGAACGGTTGCTCGGGTGGCTGCTGGCCGCCGCCCGGTTGTCCGATCGGGCCCTCCGATCCGGCCGGGAGCTCCCGGACGACCTCGTGGCTGCCGATGACGCACCGCTGCCTGCGCCGGCAACGGAGGATGATGGCCGGCGGTGGTTCGAGACCGAGCACGACACCCTGCTCGCCGTGCTGGACTCGCCGGACTTCCGGTCCTTCACGGAGTACCGGTGGCGGTTGCCTCTCGCCCTGTGCTGCTACCACACCCGCAACGGTCCGTGGTCGGCTGCGGAACTCCTGCTGGCCTCGGCCGCCGAGATAGCCAAGGACGAGTTGGACGTCCCCGTCCGCACGCGGTATCAGGCCGTGTGCCACCGGGTTCTGGGCAACATCCAGCGGAAGCTGCGGAAATTCGGAGCTGCGGAGCGCAACCTCGCGACATCGATCACCTTGGCCGAGAACATCGGTGATCCGCTGGAAACGGCGAACGGGCACCAGCAGATGGGTGTCTTGCTGGAAGACCGGGAGGAGTGGGCGGCAGCGCGGCACCACGCGACTGTGGCCGGGGGTCTCTACGAAGGCCTGGCCGATGACCGCGGAGTCGCCGCAACGCTGCCGACGGAGATCCACTGCCACCTGGAGCTGGCGGAACCGGAGCGGGCGCTGGCGCGGGAGCCGTTCGCCATCGAGGTGATGACTCGCGCGAGCACGCCGTACAACCGGGGTGCGCTACACCGCGTCCTGCTGGACTGTCATCTGAGGGTCGGGAATTCGGCCGAGGCGATCGCCCACGGTGAGGCCGCCCGCGCGTGCTACCTCGAGTCCGGGGCGCCCACGAACGAGGTCCGCGCGCTGGCAGCGCTGGCCCGGGCGTATGCGGCGGACGGCCGATCCGAGGACGAGCTGCGCGCGCTGCGAGACTTCGTGGCCCGCTACGACCGGTTACGGCAGCGGGAACCCGAAGACCGGCAGCTGCACACGGCGGTGAAGCGCCGGCTGGCCGCATTGGGCGCCTGA
- a CDS encoding DUF397 domain-containing protein, with amino-acid sequence MSTDSSRPDLTGMSGWWKSSYSSGAGGCVEVNDSVPGFVGVRDSKLGTESPVLLFEPHEIRAFVLGAKAGEFDHLCT; translated from the coding sequence ATGAGCACTGATTCGTCTCGCCCGGACCTCACCGGCATGTCCGGGTGGTGGAAATCGAGTTACAGCTCCGGTGCGGGCGGGTGCGTTGAGGTCAATGACTCGGTGCCCGGATTCGTCGGCGTGCGAGACTCCAAACTCGGCACGGAGAGCCCGGTCCTGCTCTTCGAGCCCCACGAGATCCGTGCCTTCGTGCTCGGCGCGAAAGCCGGCGAGTTCGACCACCTGTGCACCTGA
- a CDS encoding DUF5753 domain-containing protein, protein MGTLTPTAVKRYIALEMKRLREAAGCDRAAAADRIGKATTVIAHVETSRNLPAPADLELLLNLYGVPDRIPFFLDLIKRAKRGRDWWISFNKNKSVPEWFNLYLGLETGAEKISSIDFVVLPGLFQIRDYALAVMREGRKYPKEVELNAMVDLRMARQEILDRVEDAPQIWAILDEGVLRRQTGGPAVMRAQLQHLLELIERPKIDIQVLPFSVGAHGASDGSFIILDYPTEFDGDPGTVYVENRREGIYYENAEDLRDVRNTFERLQMKAERPEVSRQFIHDLIKDIDEH, encoded by the coding sequence GTGGGCACGCTGACCCCCACGGCTGTGAAGCGTTACATCGCGCTGGAGATGAAGCGCCTCCGAGAAGCGGCTGGCTGCGACCGAGCCGCCGCAGCGGACCGTATCGGCAAAGCCACGACCGTTATCGCTCATGTCGAGACGTCCAGGAATCTGCCTGCGCCGGCGGACCTGGAACTCCTGCTCAATTTATATGGCGTGCCGGACCGTATCCCGTTCTTTCTTGATCTGATCAAGCGGGCCAAGCGGGGCCGGGACTGGTGGATAAGTTTCAACAAGAACAAATCGGTTCCAGAGTGGTTCAACTTGTATCTGGGCCTTGAGACGGGTGCGGAAAAAATAAGTAGCATCGACTTCGTTGTCCTGCCTGGGTTGTTCCAGATCCGCGACTACGCCCTTGCGGTCATGCGAGAAGGTCGGAAGTATCCGAAAGAAGTTGAACTCAACGCCATGGTCGACCTGCGAATGGCGCGTCAGGAAATCTTGGATCGAGTGGAGGATGCACCGCAGATCTGGGCAATCTTGGATGAAGGTGTTCTTCGTCGCCAGACGGGCGGACCTGCGGTGATGCGTGCCCAGTTGCAACATCTACTCGAACTGATAGAGCGACCCAAGATCGACATACAGGTACTTCCCTTCTCCGTAGGTGCCCACGGGGCTTCCGACGGATCCTTCATTATATTGGATTATCCGACGGAATTCGACGGTGATCCGGGAACTGTTTACGTCGAAAATCGGCGTGAAGGTATTTATTATGAAAATGCGGAAGACCTGCGCGACGTTCGAAACACATTCGAACGCCTGCAAATGAAGGCTGAGAGGCCCGAAGTTTCGCGCCAGTTCATCCATGACTTGATTAAGGATATTGATGAGCACTGA